The DNA segment ACGAGAAAACCGAAGGTGTAAAATCGTGATTGGCAAGTTCGTCGGACACAAAATTAATTTTGGCAGCCGGTAAAACTTCGTGAATGAAATTCACAAATTCGCGGGTATTTCTGTAAGCATTTTTAATACGCTGATTCATCGACGGCAATTGCTTGGCCAAAATCGAATATTGAAGATCAGTAGCCTCGTTGTCGCAAAGATTGAGATGAAGCTCGATTTTGCCCATCAAATCATTGGTTTTTGCATTTCCAACTACGTATCCTGCAGTACATTTCCCGCCGCTTGGAAACTTGGATCCGCTGGCATACGAAATAGCTCGAACGGTTGAAAGAATTTCGCCTTCGCCCAGAAAATGAACGTTTGGACAGAAAGTCTGGTCTAAAATAAATATTGAATCAACAGCGTCCTCGCCATTGGCAGTTTTGCGTTTTTTGCTCAAAACAGCTTTCAGATCTTCAAGATTCGGAACTTCGACACGTGGATTGGTCGGAATTTCGGCGATAATATATGGAACTGCATCGTCGTGGGCAATTTTCTCCAGAATACTGTCGATACTGCGCACCATTTCGTTGTCGCCATCGACTGGTAAATCTACAACTTCAACATTTTCAAGGCAATCTGCCACGCGTCGCGCTTGGTCGTTTGTCCCGCCGTAGCAGTTTGGGGGGACGATAAATTTGATCGCTTTTTCAGGATGATTCTGAATCGCATCGTGTACAGCGCCAATCATAATCGCGTATTGCATCGAAAGGCCGCTAGAGGCAACTAATGCTTTGCTAGTAGTTCCAGTAATTTTATTAAGTAAATCTTTGACGCTCTTTTTGTCCGCTTTAAGATTACTTTCTAGTGTTGGCAAAGTTGAATTTTCGGTGAGCATTTTCAGCGCAGTCAAAGTATCTGCCGGGGTCATCGCAATGGTTTCGCGACGTCTAAAATGCTGAATATCTGAAATATATTTTTCGTTCTCTTTTCCATTTATCAGCAGAATACTTCCAAGCGTTGGAAGAATACTCACTAGAAAGTCAATATTGGAATTCAGTTGATAATTACCAACTGTCTCATCTTGGTGAATGAAGATCGTGCTTCCATCAAAAGCTGCAATATCTTCTTGGTTATCAATTTTATTTAAATCGAATTTGAATCCGTAGACTTTCTTAATAATTTCAGCATCAAAGAAGTCTGGAAGTTTGTCGGTATAAAGAATCTGAGTGTTTTTATTTTCTAATAAATTCGTACGTAAAACCGCCAAAATAGGAGTAGTCTGCGAAGAGAAAATAATGATGTTATCGGGGTTTAAATTCTGCAATTTGGCAATTCCCCATTCGAGAATACAAGAAAGTGGATGTCCTAATCTAATATAGTCGTAAGCGGTTGGAAGTGCTGCTAATGCTGAAGTCTCGAAATTATTTATTTCAAAAAGACTCTGAAATTTCTGTAAGAATTCAGTTTTTGCCAACTCTTCATCGTAAATATCTAGTCGATGTGTGGTTAGTTTTAGCCAATCGCTTGGCATATTTTGAAGGACATTTTTTATATAAGGAAGTAGATTATTTTCTTTCATAATTTGCTAGGTAATTGAGGTGGCAAAGGTAGGGAAAAATGGAATAAGATAGGAAGGGAGGAAGATAGGAAGGGAGAATGATAAGAAGATAGGAAGGAAGGAAGATAGGAAGACAGGAAGGGAGGAAGATAGGAAGACGGGAAGATAGGAAGATAGGAAGAGAGAATGATAAGAAGATAGGAAGATAGGAAGAGAGAATGATAAGAAGATAGGAAGGGAGGAAGGGAGGAAGATAGGAGGAGAAGAAGATAGGAAAATATGAGAAGAGAGATAGAATGATAAGAGGATAGGATGATAAGAAGATAGGTAATGAGTGCTCAGTGTTTGATGTATATAACTTAATTCTTCGATTATAGAAACTCTAAAATACAACTTATCAATGCGACGTGCTTTGGCCGATTTTAGTCAAGACAATGAGAAATTTGAGAGAAAATGCGCTCGTGTTGTATGGTTTATGCTACTAATTTCGCTTTCCAATTCGGAAGTGTAAATTATAATATCGACCATTTAAAATTCGAAAATTTCCACTATAAACTTATCAATACGATTGAGCTTCAACTGATTTTTTGAAATATAAAAAAACAAATTCGTCAAATTATTTACTGTGTAAACGCCAGTGTGCTACCTACCTCTCCTCGGTTGCTGAGCTTGTCGAAGTATTGGAGAGGGCGGGGGGAGGATCCTATCCCACCAAATTCACCCCGGCATATTTCCCATCTTTATCCACACTTATCTGTATCTGATGACCCCAAAAAATATCATCGTCGTGACAGTAAATTTGTGAAGAAAAGTTATCATTAAAAATAATGGTGTCTATTGACACTCTTTTTCGAAAATTTTCGGGAGTAATTTCCGTTTCAGTTTCTTTTGTAATCTCATTTACTTCGAGCCACGTGTCATTTTTTAATTTTACCATTTCATCTTCAATAGCCGATAACATGTTTTTATAAAAAGCATTTTCTATTTGATGATCAACAAATGCCATCAAATAATTTAACTTCTCTGCAGTTGTGTTGTAAACATTTACATCAAATGCAATTTCATCAGATGTAAATATTCCTTCGTACCATTCAAAGTCCTCATTGTAAATTAACGGGCCAATTGAGGGAATTGTAAGTAAAAGATTTTTGACCTCTGACTTACTATCTTCGTTGTCTTGATATTTTTTGTTTGATAATGACGAAAATGCATCGTCAAGGTCACGATCAGTAAAAGAATTAAAAAATTGCAGTTTATCTAGAACTTCAGCTATATTGGTTGTTATAGGCTCTGCATCTTCCCTGAAAATTTCAATTTGGTTGTCAAGAATTTTTAATCCTACATATTTATTATTTTTGGGTAAGATGATATTATTCTGAGAATTCCCTTGATCTGATACCCTAGTGATGGTTACGCCATATTGAAAATTCTCTCCTGCCGGTGGACAGTTGCGTACTGTTTGTTTTCCATCTAAATTTTGCGAATCAAATTTTCTTAAGGTCAATAAAACAGAGTTTGTCGTATTTACAGCTACTAGAGGAGCGAATTCGTTAAGGTACTCATTAAGATTACTTGGATTACCGTTTCGAGCTTGCTCTAACATCTCCATTAAATTATAATTCCAAGTTTTTTCTATTTTTTCAGGAAGAAGGTTTTGAGAATTCATGAGAAAGGAATTTTAAATTTCAAGTTTAAATTAGTAATAAGGAAGCAGAAAATACGCGTCTGTCGAATAATTTAAGTTTTGTTTATTATAATTTAAATTCTGCCTTTAGCACGAAATCAAAAAAATTGGTAAAAAAGTTGTTTATCTATTTTCTGATTTAACTATTGGGAATTCATCTGCTGCTTTACTATAAATGGCACTTGCAGTTGCAGGATCCGAAAAGCTGCATTCAAAATTTAACCGTAATTTAAATTACTGTGTGATGGTTTTTTAAAACTTCGCAACGTTCTGAAACACTTTAGTTGCTATTGGAGACGTCTCCCCGCGCAAGGGGTGGGAGCGGCATCCTTTGCTGCCAACTAAAAATTTGAAATTTGAAAACAATTGCTGTGGCAGCAAAGATACAGTGGACGACCCGACCTTCGCCAAACGAAAATTTCAACGGTAGCAACATTCGTTGTGGCGAAGGATGCGCCCAAAAAAAAGCGGAAAACGTAAAAATTCTTTAATTATTGATAAATTTTATCGCTTCTTGAATATTCTTGTCATGCATCAAATCTTCAAAATTATCTTGCTTTACCACGGTGACATCCGGAATCATCTGCTCATAAAATTTTCCATTTCGATCACAGTCATAGCCAACAGTTAAAGTCATATATGCGCTGAAAGCTAAATCGGCAATTCGATTGGTAGTAGTTTTTCCAAAAGTTTTATCGCCAATAAAAATGGTATTTTCGCGACCTTTAAAAGACATAGCAGTGACTTCGCCCGAACTAGCTGTGACCATATTCGTGATAACTGTGACTTTTACTTTATCCATAAGTGCTCCTTTTGGATTAATATAGTGCGTTGTTTTGCCATTTTCTTGATACTTTCCTTTTGATAATTTGACCGTAAGAACTTGTTGTTTATCAATGTCAAGGGCGCCCCAAACATCATTGTCGCCAAGAAAATCATAAAGCGCCAAAATCATTGGCATGCAGTCGCCGCCCGTATTAAATCTCAAATCAATGATCCATCCTTTTAAGTTTGTTGAAGTCTTAATTGCATTAATCGCATCATACATCGGCTGTGATTGCTTGTGAATATTCTTTTTGCTTCGATCTTCAAAAGTCATTCCCGGCATTAAAATATAGCCATATTTATTGTCTAAAACCTTTATTTCAAATTTTGGATTGCTTGCAAATTTCTTTTGCCATTCCGCGCTGAAATCTTTTGCTTTTGGTCCTGAAAAATTTCCAGCA comes from the Flavobacterium ardleyense genome and includes:
- a CDS encoding PLP-dependent aminotransferase family protein; this encodes MKENNLLPYIKNVLQNMPSDWLKLTTHRLDIYDEELAKTEFLQKFQSLFEINNFETSALAALPTAYDYIRLGHPLSCILEWGIAKLQNLNPDNIIIFSSQTTPILAVLRTNLLENKNTQILYTDKLPDFFDAEIIKKVYGFKFDLNKIDNQEDIAAFDGSTIFIHQDETVGNYQLNSNIDFLVSILPTLGSILLINGKENEKYISDIQHFRRRETIAMTPADTLTALKMLTENSTLPTLESNLKADKKSVKDLLNKITGTTSKALVASSGLSMQYAIMIGAVHDAIQNHPEKAIKFIVPPNCYGGTNDQARRVADCLENVEVVDLPVDGDNEMVRSIDSILEKIAHDDAVPYIIAEIPTNPRVEVPNLEDLKAVLSKKRKTANGEDAVDSIFILDQTFCPNVHFLGEGEILSTVRAISYASGSKFPSGGKCTAGYVVGNAKTNDLMGKIELHLNLCDNEATDLQYSILAKQLPSMNQRIKNAYRNTREFVNFIHEVLPAAKINFVSDELANHDFTPSVFSLDLPTKGNTPEEKEAHKRELNLKLINLMISEIPNESKFCVSYGQLKGCYWTIPATSTQGTTKEGDKDYIVRASLSPDLDLELHKKVFLDFVKSM
- a CDS encoding DUF2262 domain-containing protein — encoded protein: MNSQNLLPEKIEKTWNYNLMEMLEQARNGNPSNLNEYLNEFAPLVAVNTTNSVLLTLRKFDSQNLDGKQTVRNCPPAGENFQYGVTITRVSDQGNSQNNIILPKNNKYVGLKILDNQIEIFREDAEPITTNIAEVLDKLQFFNSFTDRDLDDAFSSLSNKKYQDNEDSKSEVKNLLLTIPSIGPLIYNEDFEWYEGIFTSDEIAFDVNVYNTTAEKLNYLMAFVDHQIENAFYKNMLSAIEDEMVKLKNDTWLEVNEITKETETEITPENFRKRVSIDTIIFNDNFSSQIYCHDDDIFWGHQIQISVDKDGKYAGVNLVG
- a CDS encoding S41 family peptidase; this encodes MYKILSILCILCFTSTLNAQKAKTSQDSIHIFYNKLFSVMESGYLYKDKVDWPKIKSEVNQNIREHNDFQTSLKEVSTIFDFAKADHSRVYYNNSNYAGNFSGPKAKDFSAEWQKKFASNPKFEIKVLDNKYGYILMPGMTFEDRSKKNIHKQSQPMYDAINAIKTSTNLKGWIIDLRFNTGGDCMPMILALYDFLGDNDVWGALDIDKQQVLTVKLSKGKYQENGKTTHYINPKGALMDKVKVTVITNMVTASSGEVTAMSFKGRENTIFIGDKTFGKTTTNRIADLAFSAYMTLTVGYDCDRNGKFYEQMIPDVTVVKQDNFEDLMHDKNIQEAIKFINN